One part of the Roseomonas gilardii genome encodes these proteins:
- a CDS encoding chalcone isomerase family protein, giving the protein MLRRILAVLPVLFLCSGPMRAEAAVLDGVTFPDTQTVAGRRLVLNGTALRTYSILRVHIYVAALYLERPSSNASQILGSDQMKMVQFVFSRNIDAPDARKSWEEGLAANCRAPCRLQPQDVTRFLDAVPAVHQGESGSLLFTPDGLDVFTDGRFIGRITDPTFSRVVLSTFIGPQSLLPDVRSGLLGQH; this is encoded by the coding sequence ATGCTGAGACGGATTCTGGCGGTCCTCCCCGTCCTGTTCCTCTGCTCCGGCCCGATGCGGGCGGAGGCGGCGGTGCTGGACGGGGTGACCTTTCCCGACACCCAGACGGTGGCCGGGCGCAGGCTGGTGCTGAACGGCACCGCGCTCCGCACCTATTCCATCCTGCGCGTGCATATCTACGTGGCTGCCCTCTATCTGGAGCGGCCTTCCTCCAACGCCTCGCAGATCCTGGGATCGGACCAGATGAAGATGGTCCAGTTCGTCTTCTCCCGGAACATCGACGCCCCCGATGCCCGCAAATCCTGGGAGGAAGGGCTGGCCGCCAACTGCCGCGCCCCCTGCCGGTTGCAGCCGCAGGATGTGACCCGCTTCCTCGACGCTGTCCCGGCCGTGCACCAGGGGGAAAGCGGTTCCCTGCTCTTCACCCCGGACGGGCTGGACGTCTTCACGGATGGCCGCTTCATCGGCCGGATCACCGACCCGACCTTCTCGCGCGTCGTGCTGTCCACCTTCATCGGGCCGCAGAGCCTGTTGCCGGACGTCCGCAGCGGGCTGCTCGGGCAGCACTGA
- the pehA gene encoding phosphoric/sulfuric ester hydrolase PehA, whose protein sequence is MASQRNVLLIVVDQWRADFMPVLGADFLRTPNLDRLCREGVTFRNHVTTAVPCGPARASLLTGLYLMNHRAVQNTVPLDARHMNLGKALRGVGYDPALIGYTTTTPDPRGTSRNDPRFSLLGDLMEGFRSVGAFEPSMDGYFGWLAQKGYDLPPNREDIWLPEGMDDVPGATDRPSRIPTELSDTAYFTERALTYIKGRGEKPWFLHLGYWRPHPPFIAPEPYNRMYTAAQMPAPVRMPHWREEAAQHPLLDFYLRGVQRGSFFHGAGGAANEMAEAEIRQMRATYAGLISEVDAALGEVFAHLDATDQWKDTLIIFTSDHGEQLGDHYLLGKIGFHDESFRIPLVVVDPDAPEQAGRIESAFTESVDVLPSIIDWLGGEVPRACDGRSLLPLLRGRRPADWREHLFYEYDFRDVYYSHPEAPLGLGMDDCSLCVVQDEQWKYVHFAALPPLLFNLEEDPNQFVNLADDPAHAGIVADYAQRALSHRMRHAERTLTHYRSTPQGLEERSR, encoded by the coding sequence ATGGCGTCTCAGCGTAACGTCCTTCTCATCGTGGTGGACCAGTGGCGGGCGGATTTCATGCCCGTGCTGGGCGCGGATTTCCTGCGCACGCCGAATCTCGACCGGCTGTGCCGTGAGGGTGTCACCTTCCGCAACCATGTGACCACTGCCGTGCCCTGCGGCCCGGCCCGCGCCAGCCTGCTGACCGGCCTGTACCTGATGAACCACCGGGCAGTGCAGAACACCGTGCCGCTCGACGCGCGCCACATGAACCTGGGCAAGGCGCTGCGCGGTGTGGGCTACGACCCGGCGCTGATCGGCTACACCACCACCACGCCGGACCCGCGCGGCACCAGCCGCAACGACCCGCGCTTCTCCCTGCTGGGCGACCTGATGGAAGGCTTCCGCAGCGTCGGTGCCTTCGAGCCCTCGATGGACGGGTATTTCGGCTGGCTGGCGCAGAAGGGCTATGACCTGCCGCCGAACCGCGAGGATATCTGGCTGCCGGAAGGTATGGACGACGTGCCGGGGGCCACCGACCGTCCCAGCCGCATCCCGACCGAGCTCTCCGACACCGCCTATTTCACCGAGCGCGCCCTGACCTACATCAAGGGCCGCGGCGAGAAGCCCTGGTTCCTGCATCTCGGCTACTGGCGTCCGCACCCACCCTTCATCGCGCCGGAACCCTACAACCGCATGTACACGGCCGCGCAGATGCCGGCCCCGGTGCGCATGCCGCACTGGCGGGAGGAAGCGGCGCAGCACCCGCTGCTCGACTTCTATCTGCGCGGCGTGCAGCGGGGGTCCTTCTTCCACGGCGCCGGCGGCGCGGCGAACGAGATGGCCGAGGCGGAGATCCGCCAGATGCGCGCCACCTATGCCGGGCTGATCTCCGAGGTCGATGCCGCGCTGGGCGAGGTCTTCGCCCATCTCGACGCCACGGACCAGTGGAAGGACACGCTGATCATCTTCACCTCCGACCATGGCGAGCAGCTCGGCGACCACTACCTGCTCGGCAAGATCGGCTTCCATGACGAGAGCTTCCGCATTCCCCTGGTGGTGGTAGACCCGGATGCGCCGGAACAGGCCGGCCGGATCGAGAGCGCCTTCACCGAAAGCGTGGACGTGCTGCCCAGCATCATCGACTGGCTGGGCGGCGAGGTGCCGCGCGCCTGCGACGGGCGCTCGCTCCTGCCTCTGCTGCGCGGCCGCCGGCCGGCCGACTGGCGCGAGCACCTCTTCTACGAATACGACTTCCGCGACGTGTACTACTCGCACCCCGAGGCGCCGCTGGGCCTCGGCATGGACGACTGCTCGCTCTGCGTCGTCCAGGACGAGCAGTGGAAATACGTGCATTTCGCGGCGCTCCCGCCCCTCCTCTTCAACCTGGAGGAGGATCCGAACCAGTTCGTGAACCTGGCCGACGACCCGGCCCATGCCGGCATCGTGGCGGACTACGCGCAGCGCGCCCTGTCGCACCGCATGCGCCATGCCGAGCGCACCCTGACGCATTACCGATCCACGCCCCAGGGCCTGGAGGAGAGAAGCCGATGA
- a CDS encoding ABC transporter substrate-binding protein, producing MILSRRSTLLGAAGFGAASLPRFAIAQSTSTGDTRRSIDIAVQKISNSNTLEVLREQSNVGERIFFSSIWEGLIGRDWLGELRAVPLLATEWKRLSDSAVELKLRPGVRFHNGDEMTAEDVAFSFGPERMFGDTPATAQGRTIAVKGEGIPTRAGRELPPEVPAVARRAWPALERVEVVDRYTVRFHNASPDVTLEGRLARYGSEIISRRAYVEAPSWFDWARKPVTTGPYMVADFKPDQSLTLVAHDAYWGGRPPLKQIRFLEVPEVSARINALRSGEVQFACDIPPDQIPGIESNAAYEVQGGTILNHRLTVFDKNFPALQDARVRRAFTHAIDRQAIVDSLWSGRTVVPRGLQWDYYGDMFIADWSVPKYDPAEAKRLLKEAGYKGEPIPYRLLNNYYTNQTPTAQVLVEMWNQVGLNVQIEMKENWTQILERSPSRAVRDWSNSAPFNDPVSSLVAQHGPNGQQQQVGEYSNEELNRLCVELETSTDRPRRKQVFRRLLEIAEREDPAYTVLHQNATFTAKRKDIRWKAAPAFAMEFRANNWSA from the coding sequence ATGATCCTGTCCCGCCGTTCCACGCTCCTCGGCGCCGCCGGCTTTGGCGCGGCCAGCCTGCCGCGCTTCGCGATCGCCCAATCCACCAGCACGGGCGACACGCGGCGCAGCATCGACATCGCCGTGCAGAAGATCAGCAACTCCAACACGCTGGAGGTGCTGCGCGAGCAGTCCAATGTCGGCGAGCGGATCTTCTTCTCCTCGATCTGGGAAGGGCTGATCGGCCGCGACTGGCTGGGCGAGCTGCGCGCCGTGCCGTTGCTGGCCACCGAATGGAAGCGGCTGAGTGACAGCGCGGTGGAGCTGAAGCTGCGCCCCGGCGTGCGCTTCCACAACGGCGACGAGATGACGGCCGAGGACGTCGCCTTCTCCTTCGGTCCCGAGCGCATGTTCGGCGACACGCCGGCCACGGCGCAGGGCCGCACCATCGCGGTGAAGGGCGAGGGCATCCCGACCCGCGCCGGCCGCGAGCTGCCGCCCGAGGTGCCCGCCGTCGCGCGCCGCGCCTGGCCGGCGCTGGAGCGTGTCGAGGTGGTGGACCGGTACACGGTCCGCTTCCACAACGCCTCGCCGGACGTGACGCTGGAGGGCCGCCTCGCCCGCTACGGCAGCGAGATCATCTCCCGCCGCGCCTATGTCGAGGCGCCGAGCTGGTTCGACTGGGCGCGCAAGCCCGTCACCACCGGCCCCTACATGGTGGCCGACTTCAAGCCGGACCAGTCGCTGACGCTGGTGGCGCATGACGCCTACTGGGGCGGCCGCCCGCCGCTGAAGCAGATCCGCTTCCTGGAGGTGCCGGAAGTCTCCGCCCGCATCAACGCGCTGCGCTCCGGCGAGGTGCAGTTCGCCTGCGACATCCCGCCCGACCAGATCCCGGGCATCGAGAGCAACGCGGCCTATGAGGTGCAGGGCGGCACCATCCTGAACCACCGCCTGACCGTCTTCGACAAGAACTTCCCGGCGCTCCAGGATGCCCGCGTCCGCCGCGCCTTCACCCATGCGATCGACCGTCAGGCGATCGTGGACAGCCTCTGGAGCGGCCGCACCGTGGTGCCGCGCGGGCTGCAGTGGGACTATTACGGCGACATGTTCATCGCCGACTGGTCGGTGCCGAAATACGACCCGGCCGAGGCGAAGCGCCTGCTGAAGGAGGCGGGCTACAAGGGCGAGCCGATCCCCTACCGCCTGCTGAACAACTACTACACCAACCAGACCCCGACGGCGCAGGTGCTGGTGGAGATGTGGAACCAGGTCGGCCTGAACGTCCAGATCGAGATGAAGGAGAACTGGACCCAGATCTTGGAGCGCAGCCCGTCCCGCGCCGTGCGCGACTGGTCCAATTCCGCGCCCTTCAACGACCCGGTCTCCTCGCTGGTCGCGCAGCATGGGCCGAACGGGCAGCAGCAGCAGGTGGGCGAGTACAGCAACGAGGAGCTGAACCGGCTCTGCGTGGAGCTGGAGACCAGCACCGACCGTCCCCGCCGCAAGCAGGTCTTCCGCCGCCTGCTGGAGATCGCCGAGCGCGAGGACCCGGCCTATACGGTGCTGCACCAGAACGCGACCTTCACCGCCAAGCGGAAGGACATCCGGTGGAAGGCCGCGCCGGCCTTCGCCATGGAGTTCCGCGCCAACAACTGGTCGGCCTGA
- a CDS encoding ABC transporter substrate-binding protein → MSGLTRRAALASAGAALCLPRLAIAQGARPAITVAVQKISNSNSLEMLREQSNVGGRIFYSYAEPLIDTDWTGDLSLRPGLATSWRRLDAQRLELTLREGVRFHDGRPMTAEDVVHSLGPRMWGAEGSPRNPPPEAVAVARRSFPGFERVEIVDARTVRFVNRTPDVTLEGKLSRSLATIHSAAAYEAVADWPQWSRRPVGTGPYRVVEFRPDHHLILEAFDDYWGGRPPLSRIRFLEVPEVAARIAMLQSGEADFACDIPPDQIAEVERSPRHEVVGGLIGNHRMLVFDKHHAALADPLVRRALTHAIDREAIVQALWSGRTRVPPGLQFEFFGDMLVRDWTVPKYDLAEARRLLKQSGYRGEPIPYRVLNNYYTAQTSTAQILVEGWREAGVNVRIEMRENWSQITEPGPDRAIRDWSNGASFGDPVSQTPPNFGRQGSAWVGGEWRNEEFGDLAAVLENATDAAQRRRAWARMLEIAEREDPAWTVLHQTANFTGKRRDIRWKPAQAFVMDFRAGNWGA, encoded by the coding sequence ATGTCCGGCCTGACCCGTCGCGCTGCGCTGGCCTCGGCCGGCGCGGCGCTCTGCTTGCCGCGCCTCGCCATCGCCCAGGGCGCGCGCCCCGCCATCACCGTGGCGGTGCAGAAGATCAGCAACAGCAACTCGCTGGAGATGCTGCGCGAGCAGTCGAATGTGGGCGGCCGGATCTTCTACTCCTATGCCGAGCCGCTGATCGACACGGACTGGACCGGCGACCTGTCGCTGCGCCCGGGGCTCGCCACCTCCTGGCGCCGCCTGGACGCGCAGCGGCTGGAGCTCACGCTGCGCGAGGGCGTGCGCTTCCACGACGGGCGCCCGATGACGGCGGAGGATGTCGTCCATTCCTTGGGCCCGCGCATGTGGGGCGCCGAGGGCAGCCCGCGCAACCCGCCGCCCGAGGCGGTGGCCGTGGCACGTCGCTCCTTTCCCGGCTTCGAGCGGGTGGAGATCGTCGATGCCCGCACGGTGCGCTTCGTCAACCGCACCCCCGACGTGACGCTGGAGGGCAAGCTCAGCCGCTCACTGGCCACCATCCATTCCGCCGCCGCCTATGAGGCGGTCGCGGACTGGCCGCAATGGTCGCGCCGGCCCGTGGGCACCGGTCCCTACCGCGTCGTGGAGTTCCGCCCGGACCACCATCTGATTCTGGAAGCCTTCGACGACTACTGGGGCGGCCGCCCGCCGCTTTCGCGCATCCGCTTCCTGGAGGTTCCGGAGGTCGCCGCCCGCATCGCCATGCTGCAATCCGGCGAGGCGGATTTCGCCTGCGACATCCCGCCCGACCAGATCGCCGAGGTCGAGCGCAGCCCGCGCCACGAGGTGGTGGGTGGGTTGATCGGCAACCACCGCATGCTGGTCTTCGACAAGCACCATGCCGCGCTCGCCGATCCGCTGGTCCGGCGCGCCCTGACGCATGCGATCGACCGCGAGGCCATCGTGCAGGCGCTGTGGTCCGGCCGCACCCGCGTGCCGCCCGGCCTGCAGTTCGAGTTCTTCGGCGACATGCTGGTGCGCGACTGGACCGTGCCGAAATACGATCTGGCCGAGGCCCGGCGCCTGCTGAAGCAGTCCGGCTATCGGGGCGAGCCGATCCCCTATCGCGTGCTGAACAACTACTACACCGCGCAGACCTCGACGGCACAGATCCTGGTCGAGGGCTGGCGCGAGGCCGGGGTGAACGTGCGCATCGAGATGCGGGAGAACTGGTCCCAGATCACCGAGCCAGGGCCGGACCGCGCCATTCGCGACTGGTCCAACGGCGCCTCCTTCGGCGATCCGGTGTCGCAGACCCCGCCGAATTTCGGCCGGCAGGGTTCGGCCTGGGTCGGCGGCGAATGGCGCAACGAGGAGTTCGGCGATCTCGCCGCAGTGCTGGAGAACGCCACCGACGCAGCGCAGCGCCGGCGCGCCTGGGCCCGCATGCTGGAGATCGCCGAGCGTGAGGATCCGGCCTGGACGGTGCTGCACCAGACCGCGAACTTCACCGGCAAGCGCCGCGACATCCGCTGGAAGCCGGCCCAGGCCTTCGTGATGGATTTCCGCGCGGGGAACTGGGGCGCCTGA
- a CDS encoding ABC transporter ATP-binding protein, which produces MQMTEAPSHRTPLVEIRNLAVSFDGTPALRGVDLTIGRGESLALVGESGCGKSVTWLAALGLLPPKARVTGSVRLDGQELLGAAPEVLDRVRGGRVAMIFQDPASSLNPVHRIGRQITEALSLHRGMTGAAARAEAKRLLDQVGMPDARRRLDAYPHELSGGQNQRVMIAMALAGQPELLVADEPTTALDVTIQAQILELLTEIRRDTGMALVLISHDLGVVGETCERVCVLYAGRVIEEAATERLLKAPLHPYADGLLAALPPISGPRRPLAAIPGAVPEPWAMPPGCPFGPRCPRHVAACDAALPRLTTVEPGHRAACFRPVPPRGIPPLPIPRQQEMHSA; this is translated from the coding sequence ATGCAGATGACCGAAGCACCATCCCATCGCACGCCGCTCGTCGAGATCCGCAACCTCGCCGTCAGCTTCGACGGCACGCCTGCCCTGCGCGGCGTGGACCTCACCATCGGACGTGGCGAATCCCTGGCCCTGGTGGGCGAATCCGGCTGCGGCAAGTCCGTCACCTGGCTGGCCGCCCTGGGCCTGCTGCCGCCCAAGGCGCGCGTCACCGGCAGCGTGCGTCTCGATGGCCAGGAGCTCCTGGGCGCCGCGCCAGAGGTGCTGGACCGCGTGCGCGGCGGCCGCGTCGCCATGATCTTCCAGGACCCGGCGAGCAGCCTGAACCCGGTCCACCGGATCGGCCGGCAGATCACCGAGGCTCTGTCGCTGCATCGTGGCATGACGGGCGCGGCGGCGCGGGCCGAGGCGAAGCGGCTGCTCGACCAGGTCGGCATGCCCGATGCGCGGCGGCGCCTGGATGCCTATCCGCACGAACTGTCGGGCGGGCAGAACCAGCGCGTGATGATCGCCATGGCGCTCGCCGGCCAGCCGGAGCTGCTGGTGGCGGACGAGCCGACCACGGCACTCGACGTCACCATCCAGGCGCAGATCCTGGAGCTTCTCACCGAGATCCGCCGCGACACCGGCATGGCGCTGGTGCTGATCAGCCACGACCTCGGCGTGGTGGGGGAGACCTGCGAGCGGGTTTGCGTCCTCTATGCGGGGCGGGTGATCGAGGAGGCCGCCACGGAGCGCCTGCTCAAGGCCCCGCTGCATCCCTATGCGGACGGGCTGCTCGCCGCCCTGCCGCCGATCAGCGGGCCGCGCCGCCCGCTCGCCGCCATTCCCGGCGCCGTGCCGGAGCCCTGGGCCATGCCCCCCGGCTGTCCCTTCGGGCCGCGCTGCCCCCGCCATGTGGCCGCCTGCGACGCTGCCCTGCCGCGCCTGACCACCGTGGAGCCCGGCCATCGCGCCGCCTGCTTCCGCCCGGTGCCGCCGCGCGGCATCCCGCCGCTGCCCATCCCCCGGCAGCAGGAGATGCACTCGGCATGA
- a CDS encoding ABC transporter ATP-binding protein, whose amino-acid sequence MSLLLQAQGLVRRYAMRRGLLGRVTEVRAVDGVSLELRPGETLGLVGESGCGKSTTGRLVLGLESPDEGVVRFEGAPMPVPGSPAWRRQRARMQMVFQDPLGALDRRLTVAAQIAEPLEIHGLGGASERAAKAEALLRAVGLRPDQGARYPHELSGGQRQRAVLARALATDPALLVCDEPISALDVSIQAQVMNLLCEVQERTGIAMLFVSHDLRAVRQVSRRVAVMYLGRIVEEGDPDAVLHDPVHPYARALVSAIPQPGRRGDRIVLRGDPPNPAARPTGCAFHPRCPVAGPLCRREAPALKLRGDGRLVACHVAQGDMPAGTGLSDTPVLEAA is encoded by the coding sequence ATGAGCCTACTCCTGCAGGCGCAGGGCCTCGTGCGCCGCTACGCCATGCGACGCGGCCTGCTGGGCCGGGTCACCGAGGTCCGTGCCGTGGACGGCGTGTCGCTGGAGCTGCGGCCGGGCGAGACGCTCGGGCTGGTGGGCGAATCCGGCTGCGGCAAGTCCACCACCGGCCGCCTCGTGCTGGGGCTGGAAAGCCCGGACGAGGGCGTGGTCCGCTTTGAGGGCGCGCCGATGCCGGTGCCGGGCAGCCCGGCCTGGCGCCGCCAGCGGGCCCGGATGCAGATGGTGTTCCAGGACCCGCTGGGCGCGCTCGACCGCCGGCTGACGGTCGCCGCGCAGATCGCCGAGCCGCTGGAGATCCACGGCCTCGGCGGCGCCTCCGAGCGGGCGGCGAAGGCCGAGGCGCTGCTGCGCGCCGTGGGGCTGCGCCCCGACCAGGGCGCGCGCTATCCGCACGAGCTCTCCGGCGGGCAGCGGCAGCGCGCCGTGCTGGCCCGCGCCCTGGCCACTGACCCCGCCCTGCTGGTCTGCGACGAGCCGATCAGCGCGCTGGACGTCTCGATCCAGGCGCAGGTGATGAACCTGCTCTGCGAGGTGCAGGAGCGCACCGGGATCGCCATGCTCTTCGTCAGCCACGACCTGCGGGCGGTGCGCCAGGTCAGCCGCCGGGTGGCGGTGATGTATCTCGGCCGCATCGTGGAGGAAGGCGATCCCGACGCGGTGCTGCACGACCCCGTCCATCCCTATGCGCGCGCCCTGGTTTCCGCCATCCCGCAACCCGGGCGGCGCGGTGACCGCATCGTGCTGCGCGGCGATCCGCCCAATCCCGCGGCGCGGCCCACCGGCTGCGCCTTCCACCCCCGCTGCCCCGTGGCGGGCCCGCTCTGCCGGCGGGAGGCGCCGGCGCTGAAGCTGCGTGGCGACGGCCGCCTCGTCGCCTGCCACGTGGCACAGGGCGACATGCCCGCCGGCACCGGCCTGTCGGACACACCCGTGCTGGAAGCCGCCTGA
- a CDS encoding ABC transporter permease — MLRFLGIRLFRALLTLLLVVSFAFIVLRLSGDPALLIMSADAPPEAIAAFRRAWGLDDPLWVQYLRYFGAILHGDLGQSMRDGRSAIELVAERVPATLALTIPALLIKLCLGIPAGVYAALHRNSWIDRGVMFLAVAGFTVPSFVLGLVLVLVFAVQLGWLPSGGQDSWRHAVLPVITLGLGGAAVLARFTRSAMLEVLGQPYMRTALAKGVPWHVAVRRHALPNAAIPTVTIVGFMVGSLLAGAVVVESVFSWPGVGRLLVVAVANRDLAVVQCILLLVAATMVAANLAVDLLYGTLDPRLRAGTASAH, encoded by the coding sequence ATGCTCCGTTTCCTCGGCATCCGCCTGTTCCGCGCGCTGCTGACCCTGCTGCTCGTGGTCAGCTTCGCCTTCATCGTGCTGCGCCTGTCCGGCGACCCGGCGCTGCTGATCATGAGCGCCGATGCGCCGCCCGAGGCCATCGCCGCCTTCCGCCGCGCCTGGGGCCTCGATGACCCGCTCTGGGTGCAGTACCTGCGCTATTTCGGCGCCATCCTGCACGGCGATCTCGGCCAGTCGATGCGCGACGGCCGTTCCGCCATCGAGCTGGTGGCGGAACGTGTGCCGGCCACGCTGGCCCTCACCATTCCCGCGCTGCTGATCAAGCTCTGCCTCGGCATTCCGGCCGGCGTCTATGCCGCCCTGCACCGCAACTCCTGGATCGATCGCGGCGTGATGTTCCTGGCTGTCGCCGGCTTCACCGTACCCTCCTTCGTGCTGGGCCTGGTGCTGGTGCTGGTCTTCGCGGTGCAACTCGGCTGGCTGCCCTCCGGCGGGCAGGATAGCTGGCGCCATGCCGTCCTGCCGGTGATCACCCTGGGCCTGGGCGGGGCCGCCGTGCTGGCGCGCTTCACCCGCTCCGCCATGCTGGAGGTGCTGGGCCAGCCCTATATGCGCACCGCCCTCGCCAAGGGGGTACCCTGGCATGTCGCCGTGCGCCGCCATGCGTTGCCCAACGCCGCCATCCCCACCGTGACCATCGTGGGCTTCATGGTGGGCAGCCTGCTGGCAGGCGCGGTGGTGGTGGAAAGCGTCTTCTCCTGGCCCGGCGTCGGCCGCCTGCTGGTGGTGGCGGTGGCGAACCGGGATCTCGCGGTGGTGCAGTGCATCCTGCTGCTGGTGGCCGCCACCATGGTGGCCGCGAACCTCGCCGTGGACCTGCTCTACGGCACGCTCGACCCGCGTCTGCGGGCCGGCACCGCCAGCGCGCATTGA
- a CDS encoding ABC transporter permease, with translation MSDLALPAATPATPAPPAPRRVPVPLPVLLGLGWVALMLAVALAADWISPFPITALDLRARLAPPVGLGGTWLHPLGTDELGRDVLSRLIASIRMSLLIAFGATAISAVLGTLLGFLAAHFRGLVEQAVMALVDFQAAMPFLILALAVLAFFGNSLPLFICLLGLNGWERYARIARGLAISAGSQGYAAAVRQLGASPWRIYGRHVLPNIASTLIVSMTLAFPEIILLESGLSFLGLGVQPPMTSLGNMVGYGREYLTRAPWILLAPSAVIVLTTLSVSLAGDWLRDRLDPTLR, from the coding sequence ATGTCCGACCTCGCCCTCCCCGCCGCCACCCCTGCCACCCCAGCCCCGCCCGCACCCAGGCGTGTCCCCGTCCCGCTGCCCGTGCTGCTCGGCCTGGGCTGGGTGGCGCTGATGCTGGCGGTGGCCCTCGCGGCGGACTGGATCAGCCCCTTCCCCATCACCGCGCTCGACCTGCGCGCCCGTCTTGCCCCGCCGGTCGGGCTGGGCGGCACCTGGCTGCACCCACTGGGCACGGACGAGCTGGGCCGTGACGTGCTGAGCCGGCTCATCGCCTCGATCCGCATGAGCCTGCTGATCGCCTTCGGCGCCACCGCCATCTCGGCGGTGCTGGGCACGCTGCTGGGCTTCCTGGCGGCGCATTTCCGCGGGCTGGTGGAACAGGCGGTGATGGCGCTGGTGGATTTCCAGGCGGCCATGCCCTTCCTGATCCTGGCCCTCGCGGTGCTGGCCTTTTTCGGCAACAGCCTGCCGCTCTTCATCTGCCTGCTCGGCCTCAACGGCTGGGAACGCTATGCCCGCATCGCCCGCGGCCTCGCCATCAGCGCTGGCTCACAGGGCTATGCGGCGGCGGTGCGGCAGCTCGGCGCCTCGCCCTGGCGCATCTATGGCCGGCACGTGCTGCCCAACATCGCCTCCACCCTGATCGTGTCGATGACGCTGGCCTTCCCGGAGATCATCCTGCTGGAAAGCGGGCTCTCCTTCCTTGGCCTGGGCGTGCAGCCGCCGATGACCTCGCTCGGCAACATGGTGGGCTATGGGCGCGAGTACCTGACCCGCGCGCCGTGGATCCTGCTCGCCCCCTCCGCCGTGATCGTGCTGACCACCCTCTCGGTCAGCCTGGCGGGCGACTGGCTGCGCGACCGGCTGGACCCGACGCTGCGGTAG
- the glpD gene encoding glycerol-3-phosphate dehydrogenase, which translates to MASQADYDLLVVGGGINGAGIARDAAGRGLKVLLVEQDDFARHTSSASTKLIHGGLRYLEYYEFRLVREALIERERLLAAAPHIIWPLRFVLPHRNDVRPAWMVRLGLFLYDHLGGRKRLPGSEGVRFRTSPLGSALKPGVERGFVYSDCWVQDSRLVVLNARDAAEKGAELHTRTRFLGAQREGGIWHAEIEDLRGGGRRPVTARILVNAAGPWVSELLTRRLKINDADKVRLVKGSHIVVPRLYEGDHCYILQNPDRRIVFAIPYEGDFTLVGTTDVPWNEAPGPVSISAEETRYLCDTVNRYFKREVAPENVVWSYAGVRPLYDDAAKNASAVTRDYVLKVDAPEGEAPLLSVFGGKITTYRKLAEHALEKLEPHLPGLKPAWTAVAPLPGGDMPDADFDRFLAGLRQRFPFLPEALAYRLARAYGTRADRLLGKARSMEDLGEDFGAGLTQAEVDYLIHEEWAVTAEDILWRRSKLGLHVPAGTAERLEAYLARQKQSQEIAAG; encoded by the coding sequence TTGGCCAGCCAGGCGGATTACGATCTTCTCGTCGTTGGTGGCGGCATCAATGGTGCCGGCATCGCTCGCGACGCCGCCGGGCGGGGGCTGAAGGTCCTGCTGGTCGAGCAGGACGACTTCGCCCGCCACACCTCCTCCGCCAGCACCAAGCTGATTCATGGCGGGCTGCGCTATCTCGAATACTACGAGTTCCGCCTGGTGCGGGAGGCGCTGATCGAGCGCGAGCGCCTGCTGGCCGCGGCGCCGCACATCATCTGGCCCCTGCGCTTCGTGCTGCCGCACCGGAACGATGTCCGCCCAGCCTGGATGGTCCGGCTCGGCCTGTTCCTTTACGACCATCTGGGCGGCCGCAAGCGCCTGCCGGGCTCGGAAGGTGTTCGTTTCCGAACCTCGCCGCTCGGTTCCGCGCTCAAGCCCGGGGTGGAACGCGGCTTCGTCTATTCCGACTGCTGGGTGCAGGACAGCCGCCTCGTCGTGCTGAACGCCCGCGACGCGGCGGAGAAGGGGGCGGAACTGCACACCCGCACCCGCTTCCTCGGCGCGCAGCGCGAGGGTGGCATCTGGCATGCGGAGATCGAGGACCTGCGCGGTGGCGGACGGCGTCCGGTCACGGCTCGCATCCTGGTCAACGCTGCCGGCCCCTGGGTGAGCGAGTTGCTGACCCGTCGCCTCAAGATCAACGACGCGGACAAGGTCCGGCTGGTCAAGGGCAGCCACATCGTGGTGCCGCGCCTCTACGAGGGCGACCACTGCTACATCCTGCAGAATCCCGATCGCCGCATCGTCTTCGCCATCCCCTACGAGGGCGACTTCACGCTGGTCGGCACCACGGACGTGCCCTGGAACGAGGCACCCGGCCCCGTCTCGATCAGCGCGGAGGAAACGCGGTATCTCTGCGACACGGTCAACCGCTACTTCAAGCGGGAGGTCGCCCCGGAGAACGTGGTCTGGAGCTATGCCGGCGTGCGGCCGCTCTATGACGACGCCGCGAAGAACGCCTCGGCGGTCACGCGCGACTATGTGCTGAAGGTGGACGCACCGGAGGGAGAGGCGCCGCTGCTCTCCGTCTTCGGCGGCAAGATCACCACCTATCGCAAGCTGGCGGAACATGCGCTGGAGAAGCTGGAGCCGCACCTGCCGGGGCTGAAGCCCGCCTGGACGGCGGTCGCGCCCTTGCCCGGCGGCGACATGCCGGATGCGGATTTCGACCGCTTCCTGGCCGGGCTACGGCAACGCTTTCCCTTCCTGCCGGAAGCCCTGGCCTATCGCCTTGCCCGTGCCTATGGCACGCGCGCCGACCGGCTGCTGGGCAAGGCGCGCAGCATGGAGGATCTGGGCGAGGATTTCGGCGCCGGCCTGACACAGGCCGAGGTCGATTACCTGATCCATGAGGAATGGGCGGTGACGGCGGAGGACATTCTCTGGCGCCGCTCCAAGCTCGGCCTGCACGTGCCAGCCGGCACGGCCGAGCGGCTGGAAGCCTATCTCGCGCGGCAGAAGCAGTCGCAGGAGATCGCCGCCGGCTAA